In the genome of Tannockella kyphosi, one region contains:
- a CDS encoding RNA polymerase sigma factor, with protein sequence MQQNRDSNISVLYDKYADMLYRISRSILLSNEDAQDTIQEVFTIYITKLPTHKDEEHEKAWFIKVTINKCRDLQRKRKLRSYVSLDSVLEPVWEEVKTDSIYDDVITLPEKYKIVILLHYYESMSVLEIAKTLHVSPSSIKMRLLRGRNLLKEKLKAKEKEND encoded by the coding sequence ATGCAACAAAATAGAGATTCTAACATTTCTGTACTTTATGATAAATATGCAGATATGTTATATAGAATTTCTCGTTCTATATTACTTTCAAATGAAGATGCACAAGATACAATCCAAGAAGTTTTTACTATCTATATTACTAAATTACCAACTCATAAAGATGAAGAACATGAAAAAGCCTGGTTTATTAAGGTAACAATCAATAAGTGTAGAGACTTGCAAAGAAAAAGAAAACTGCGTAGTTATGTTAGTTTAGATAGTGTTCTTGAACCAGTATGGGAAGAAGTAAAAACGGATTCAATTTATGATGATGTTATTACCCTTCCAGAAAAATATAAAATAGTAATACTTTTACATTACTATGAATCAATGAGTGTTTTAGAAATAGCGAAAACATTGCATGTATCGCCATCATCAATAAAAATGCGATTACTTCGGGGTCGTAACTTATTAAAAGAAAAACTAAAAGCAAAGGAGAAGGAAAATGATTGA
- a CDS encoding MBOAT family O-acyltransferase — protein sequence MLFSSITFLYYFMPIMFGIYYLLPHKYKNCFLLVASLFFYGWQEPKYLFIMLFSIVNSYYFGLLIEKNKNIFYRKVVLVISCISSLGLLIYFKYIHFIVEQLILFFKLEIPLLQVALPVGISFFTFQTISYTIDVYRQDVKASKSLINYATYVSMFPQLIAGPIVRYENIEVLLKNRNIFISQIYDGVCRFLIGLAKKVIIANNLALLCQNVIVLDHSSVLMYWLYAIGFSLQIYFDFSGYSDMAIGLGKMLGFEFLENFKYPFVSSSITEFWRRWHISLGNWFRDYVYIPLGGNRHGIKKTLFHIVLVWALTGLWHGAAYQFILWGIMFAVLLIFEKLFLLEYLEKIPRWMGRIYTLFFVSISFVIFNASDIGQAFLYIKGMFSFGMIPFVNEVSLYYLSSYFYIIIIAMVGATPLVSSITVSITKRFKLYWLEPLVLFMLLIGCTAYLVDSSFNPFLYFRF from the coding sequence ATGTTATTTTCTAGTATCACTTTTTTATATTATTTTATGCCAATTATGTTTGGTATTTATTATTTATTGCCTCATAAGTATAAGAATTGTTTTTTATTGGTTGCTAGTTTGTTTTTTTATGGATGGCAGGAACCTAAATATCTTTTTATTATGTTGTTTTCTATTGTTAATTCTTACTATTTTGGATTACTTATTGAAAAGAATAAGAATATCTTTTATAGAAAGGTTGTTTTAGTGATTTCTTGTATTTCTAGTTTAGGATTATTAATATATTTTAAATATATTCATTTCATTGTAGAACAACTTATTTTATTTTTTAAATTAGAAATACCTTTATTACAAGTAGCACTCCCTGTAGGAATTAGCTTTTTTACGTTTCAAACAATAAGTTATACAATCGATGTTTATCGTCAAGATGTCAAAGCATCGAAAAGTCTTATTAATTATGCAACCTATGTAAGTATGTTTCCTCAATTAATTGCTGGACCAATTGTTCGATATGAAAATATAGAAGTGTTATTAAAAAATAGAAATATTTTTATTTCTCAAATATATGATGGAGTTTGTCGTTTTTTAATCGGTTTAGCTAAAAAAGTTATAATCGCTAATAACTTAGCTTTATTATGTCAAAACGTCATTGTTTTAGATCATAGTAGTGTTTTAATGTATTGGTTATATGCAATCGGTTTTAGTTTACAAATATATTTTGATTTTTCAGGTTATAGTGATATGGCAATAGGGTTAGGTAAGATGTTGGGCTTTGAGTTTTTAGAAAACTTCAAATATCCTTTTGTTTCAAGTAGTATTACTGAATTTTGGAGAAGATGGCATATTTCTTTAGGGAATTGGTTTCGTGATTATGTATATATTCCTTTAGGTGGAAATCGTCATGGAATCAAAAAAACATTATTTCATATTGTATTAGTATGGGCTTTAACAGGATTGTGGCATGGAGCAGCCTATCAGTTTATTTTATGGGGAATAATGTTTGCAGTTTTATTGATTTTTGAAAAGTTATTTTTATTGGAATATTTAGAAAAAATACCGAGATGGATGGGAAGAATATATACTTTGTTCTTTGTTTCCATTAGTTTTGTTATCTTTAATGCTAGTGATATTGGACAAGCATTTCTATATATAAAGGGGATGTTTTCATTTGGAATGATACCATTTGTTAACGAAGTTTCTCTTTATTATTTATCTAGTTATTTTTATATTATTATTATTGCAATGGTGGGAGCAACCCCTTTGGTAAGTAGTATCACTGTTTCTATAACAAAGAGATTTAAGTTATATTGGTTAGAACCATTGGTATTATTCATGTTATTAATAGGATGTACTGCTTATTTAGTAGATAGTTCTTTTAATCCATTTTTATATTTTAGATTTTAA
- a CDS encoding deoxycytidylate deaminase: MSTVISWDEYFMSVAKLSAYRSKDPNTQVGCCIVNASNKIVGVGYNGLPWGCEDDEYPWQERDGQLQETKYPYVVHAELNAILNSTTSLSGCRLYVSLFPCHECVKAIIQSGIVEIVFEDDKYNGTDSDIAAKRMLASSKVTYRKIKTPGIKLEM, from the coding sequence ATGAGTACTGTCATTAGTTGGGATGAATATTTTATGTCGGTAGCAAAATTATCGGCTTATCGTTCGAAAGATCCTAATACGCAAGTAGGTTGTTGTATTGTAAATGCATCAAATAAAATAGTAGGGGTTGGTTATAATGGACTTCCATGGGGTTGTGAGGATGATGAGTATCCTTGGCAAGAACGTGATGGTCAATTGCAAGAAACAAAATATCCTTATGTTGTTCATGCTGAATTAAACGCTATTTTAAACAGTACTACCTCTTTAAGTGGTTGTAGACTATATGTTTCCTTGTTCCCTTGTCATGAATGTGTCAAAGCTATTATTCAATCAGGTATTGTAGAAATAGTATTTGAAGATGATAAGTATAATGGAACAGATAGTGATATTGCGGCTAAAAGAATGCTTGCAAGCTCTAAAGTTACCTATCGAAAAATAAAAACACCAGGTATAAAACTAGAAATGTAA
- the rnhC gene encoding ribonuclease HIII — MLNKSIFNFPLASDNLKYSPVTDQSSNNSYFYSHSHIGCEESGSGDFFGPLCVVSCYVDERDFDWLMSIGLKDSKDCTDQEIITLAREIKDRVIYSLLMLDNSHYNQMASEGNNLATIKAKLYNQAITNVMQKLQLPVACKAISQFVSPKTYFNYLKGEVIVVKDLTFDPKGETRHIGIICAGILSRYACLQYLANMQKSLKIKIPRGTSATSEQVAIELAKKYGMNILVKVTKNNLTSYKRVKEALSK, encoded by the coding sequence TTGTTAAATAAATCTATTTTCAATTTTCCTCTTGCTTCTGACAATTTAAAATATTCTCCAGTAACTGATCAGAGTTCAAATAATAGTTATTTTTATTCTCATAGCCATATTGGTTGTGAGGAATCAGGTTCTGGTGATTTTTTTGGCCCTCTTTGTGTTGTTTCTTGTTATGTTGACGAAAGGGATTTCGATTGGCTAATGAGCATCGGGTTAAAAGATTCAAAAGATTGTACAGATCAAGAAATTATTACATTGGCTAGAGAAATAAAAGATCGTGTTATTTATAGTTTATTGATGTTAGATAATTCTCATTATAATCAAATGGCTAGCGAAGGAAATAACTTAGCAACAATTAAGGCAAAATTATATAATCAAGCAATTACGAATGTAATGCAGAAATTACAATTACCTGTTGCATGTAAAGCAATTAGTCAGTTTGTTTCTCCTAAAACATATTTTAATTATTTAAAAGGAGAAGTAATCGTTGTAAAAGATCTAACATTTGACCCCAAAGGGGAAACACGTCATATTGGTATTATTTGTGCAGGTATTTTATCTAGATATGCTTGTTTACAATACTTAGCTAATATGCAAAAAAGTTTAAAGATTAAAATCCCTCGTGGTACTAGTGCTACTAGTGAACAAGTAGCAATTGAATTAGCAAAAAAATACGGTATGAATATTTTGGTAAAAGTTACTAAAAATAATCTAACTAGTTATAAACGTGTAAAAGAAGCACTAAGCAAGTAG
- a CDS encoding DHHW family protein: MKKNIKKRNLTITLLVWSLLSICNVLYPTINISLQERRLLKTFPNLSLSTILSGNFMDSFENYATDQFIYRDTFRMIKANINFNILQVNDNNGYIYDQGYLHKMNYPTNNASIYYATNLFTTIYNSYLEDSDVQIYSSVIYDKGYYMSDDYLKMEYQQCSDQIKEWMSYSEYIEINTFLELSDYYYTDSHWKQENIVDLANYLLSSMDSLEYHHYNQTSLGEFNGVYYGQIGLQQGEDELIYLSNDILDECVVQNIESSSSTTIYDKEKLQGLDAYDFYLSGASPLIEIDNPNATSQKELVIFRDSFTSSLAPLLIQSYQKITLIDLRYMNSNTLDHYITFDNQDVLFIYSTLVLNDSATLK; this comes from the coding sequence ATGAAAAAAAACATAAAAAAAAGAAATCTAACCATCACTTTACTTGTTTGGTCACTATTAAGTATATGTAATGTTCTCTATCCAACAATCAATATATCACTGCAAGAACGTAGGTTACTAAAAACCTTTCCAAATTTATCATTATCTACTATTTTATCAGGTAACTTTATGGATAGCTTTGAAAACTATGCAACTGATCAGTTTATTTATAGAGACACTTTTAGAATGATAAAAGCAAATATTAATTTTAATATATTACAAGTAAATGATAATAATGGTTATATTTATGATCAAGGATATCTTCATAAAATGAATTATCCAACAAATAATGCTTCTATTTATTATGCTACTAACTTATTTACTACTATTTATAATTCATATTTAGAAGATAGTGATGTTCAAATATATAGTAGTGTTATTTATGATAAAGGTTATTATATGAGTGATGATTATTTAAAAATGGAATATCAGCAGTGTAGTGATCAAATAAAAGAATGGATGAGTTATAGTGAATATATTGAGATTAATACTTTTTTAGAGTTATCAGATTACTATTATACAGATAGTCATTGGAAACAAGAAAATATAGTAGATCTAGCAAATTATTTATTATCTTCGATGGATAGTTTAGAATATCATCACTATAACCAAACTTCATTAGGGGAGTTTAATGGAGTCTATTATGGCCAAATAGGATTACAGCAAGGAGAAGATGAATTAATTTACTTATCTAATGATATCTTAGATGAATGTGTAGTTCAAAATATAGAATCAAGTAGTTCTACTACCATATATGATAAAGAAAAATTACAAGGTCTTGATGCATATGATTTCTATTTATCAGGGGCTAGCCCTTTGATAGAAATAGATAATCCAAATGCAACGAGTCAAAAAGAATTAGTTATCTTTCGAGATTCTTTTACAAGTAGCTTAGCTCCATTATTAATCCAATCTTATCAAAAAATAACCTTAATAGACTTACGTTATATGAATAGTAATACACTTGATCATTATATTACTTTTGATAATCAAGATGTACTATTTATTTATAGCACCTTAGTCTTAAATGATAGTGCAACATTAAAATAG
- the mutY gene encoding A/G-specific adenine glycosylase — protein sequence MKNRSQLVLEWYCIHQRILPWRENKNPYYIWISEIMLQQTKVETVKPYFKRFIQQLPTLLDLANCHEDDLMKLWQGLGYYRRVLNMQKAAILCVKEYDGKLPNNYQQLLTLPGIGNYTAGAIASIAYNEEVYAIDGNVLRIYSRLHDLHEDIMALKTKKIIEQYVSEDMNNQMGDYNQALMDIGATICTPLSPKCKDCPISSTCLAYKQNTVQLLPIKKRKKKASEHTYTIIIHQYKDKVLLHRRDKDGLLANLYEFETIKEEMVLSEPYISLGSYKHIFSHQIWNMQGYLVEHDYEIEKEDFFWVTYQEMIDKYSIPGAFLPFVQRITERREKHAT from the coding sequence ATGAAAAATAGAAGTCAATTAGTATTAGAATGGTACTGTATTCATCAAAGAATTCTCCCTTGGAGAGAAAATAAAAATCCTTATTATATATGGATTAGTGAAATTATGTTACAACAAACAAAAGTTGAAACAGTAAAACCATATTTCAAACGCTTTATACAACAATTACCTACCTTACTAGATTTAGCGAATTGTCATGAAGATGATTTGATGAAATTATGGCAAGGCTTAGGATATTATCGAAGAGTTCTTAATATGCAAAAAGCTGCAATCTTATGTGTAAAAGAATATGATGGTAAATTACCAAACAATTATCAACAATTATTAACGTTACCTGGCATTGGAAATTATACAGCCGGAGCTATTGCATCTATTGCATATAATGAAGAAGTATATGCAATTGATGGAAATGTCTTGCGTATTTATAGTCGATTACATGATCTTCATGAAGACATAATGGCATTAAAAACAAAGAAAATAATTGAACAATATGTAAGTGAAGACATGAATAATCAAATGGGAGATTATAATCAAGCTTTAATGGACATTGGGGCAACTATTTGTACACCACTATCACCTAAATGTAAGGACTGTCCTATATCTTCTACATGTCTTGCATATAAACAAAATACAGTTCAATTATTGCCAATAAAAAAGCGAAAAAAGAAAGCTAGTGAACATACTTATACTATTATTATCCATCAATATAAAGATAAGGTTTTATTACATCGCCGTGATAAAGATGGATTACTTGCTAATCTTTATGAATTTGAAACCATTAAAGAAGAGATGGTATTAAGTGAGCCATATATTTCTTTAGGAAGTTATAAACATATATTTAGTCACCAAATATGGAATATGCAAGGATATTTAGTAGAACATGATTATGAAATAGAAAAAGAAGATTTCTTTTGGGTAACTTATCAAGAGATGATAGATAAATATAGTATACCTGGAGCTTTTTTACCATTTGTTCAAAGAATAACAGAAAGAAGAGAAAAACATGCTACCTAA
- a CDS encoding YihY/virulence factor BrkB family protein, protein MLPKIRKAMKEFLSQEGSLHRSSLSYSFLLAIFPALIVIIILFQNELLDIERVSTFMYHYLPQDIMEPFIEYILDADYSNIYTVIVTLGTTIFLASRSFYTFMLISANKEKFVTRSFIIRIKAILLFLGFIISIGLMGLFAHLFPFYQSIHLVIMIFIVFYLFYRMLSFEVRPIQYGLVGAVFTTIGVVCIGALFLTIVQAVSRYQTLYGPLASILIMMLSIHVISGTIYFGYCLNHAYDFHYKEHQFKNKHMYDKLEQYYQKVRSLVKR, encoded by the coding sequence ATGCTACCTAAAATAAGAAAAGCAATGAAAGAATTTTTAAGTCAAGAGGGATCTTTGCATCGTTCTTCTTTAAGTTATAGTTTTTTATTAGCTATTTTTCCTGCATTAATCGTTATTATTATACTTTTTCAAAATGAGTTATTGGATATTGAAAGAGTATCTACATTTATGTATCATTATTTACCTCAAGATATTATGGAACCTTTTATAGAATATATTTTAGATGCTGATTATTCAAATATATATACTGTTATTGTTACCTTAGGAACTACTATTTTTCTAGCAAGTCGTAGTTTTTATACATTTATGTTAATTAGTGCAAATAAAGAAAAGTTTGTTACTCGTTCTTTTATTATTCGTATAAAAGCTATTTTATTGTTTTTAGGGTTTATTATTTCTATCGGGCTTATGGGACTGTTTGCCCATCTTTTCCCTTTTTATCAATCGATACATTTAGTGATAATGATATTTATTGTTTTCTATTTATTTTATCGCATGTTATCTTTTGAAGTTAGACCAATTCAATATGGTTTAGTAGGGGCTGTTTTTACAACGATAGGAGTTGTTTGTATTGGAGCATTATTTCTAACGATTGTACAGGCAGTAAGTAGATATCAAACATTATATGGACCACTAGCAAGTATTCTTATTATGATGTTATCGATTCATGTTATTTCAGGAACTATTTATTTTGGATATTGTTTAAATCATGCTTATGATTTTCATTATAAAGAACATCAATTTAAAAACAAACATATGTATGATAAATTAGAACAGTATTATCAAAAAGTAAGATCATTGGTTAAAAGATAA
- the lspA gene encoding signal peptidase II: protein MKKFVIDKKSIVFYLISIIGILVVDQLTKVIVEASMQLASSHTIIDKFFYFTYAQNKGAAWSMLEGHVSLFILIGFVAGIGMIFYFLKTKENEILTRFGLVLAFAGMIGNVIDRVRLGYVVDFIDFIILGYDFPIFNVADMALVIGLGLVILEVLLEGRNNG from the coding sequence ATGAAAAAATTTGTAATTGATAAAAAAAGTATTGTTTTCTATCTTATTTCAATAATAGGTATCTTGGTGGTAGATCAACTAACAAAAGTGATCGTAGAAGCTTCTATGCAACTAGCAAGTTCTCATACTATTATTGATAAATTCTTCTACTTTACATATGCACAAAATAAAGGTGCAGCTTGGAGTATGTTAGAAGGTCATGTTTCATTATTTATTTTAATTGGCTTTGTAGCAGGAATAGGGATGATATTTTATTTTTTAAAAACAAAAGAAAATGAGATATTAACACGTTTTGGACTAGTTTTAGCTTTTGCTGGGATGATTGGGAATGTGATAGATAGAGTTCGTTTAGGTTATGTTGTGGATTTTATTGATTTTATTATTTTGGGATATGATTTTCCTATTTTTAATGTTGCAGATATGGCATTGGTAATAGGGTTAGGATTAGTTATATTAGAAGTGTTATTGGAAGGAAGAAATAATGGATAA
- a CDS encoding RluA family pseudouridine synthase codes for MDKIIIEIEEELGRMDKVIAEYLEDMSRTQIQDWIGNGHVIVNGKVEKASYKVKVSDVIEIDIPEPEPMDVEAQDIPLDVVYEDSDVIVVNKPTGMIVHPSAGVIKDTLVNALLYHCDDLSGINGVMRPGIVHRIDKETSGLIVVAKNDNAHRVLSEQLKDHTMTRRYMALVHGSIPHEHGKIDAPIGRDNKDRQKMAVTKANSKEAVTNFRVIARYKDMSLVECRLETGRTHQIRVHLNYIGYPVFGDPKYGHRRDDVSNGQFLHAKILGFIHPTTNEYMEFDSELPDFFESKLEELEGL; via the coding sequence ATGGATAAAATTATTATTGAAATTGAAGAAGAATTAGGACGTATGGACAAAGTGATTGCTGAATATTTAGAAGATATGTCTCGTACGCAAATCCAAGATTGGATTGGAAATGGCCATGTTATTGTAAATGGTAAAGTAGAAAAAGCAAGTTATAAGGTAAAGGTTAGTGATGTTATTGAAATTGATATTCCAGAACCGGAACCAATGGATGTAGAAGCACAAGATATTCCGTTAGATGTTGTATATGAAGATAGCGATGTTATTGTTGTTAATAAACCAACAGGGATGATTGTTCATCCTTCAGCGGGTGTTATCAAAGATACGTTAGTGAATGCTTTATTATATCATTGTGATGATTTATCAGGTATTAATGGAGTAATGAGACCTGGTATTGTACACCGTATTGATAAAGAAACTAGTGGATTAATTGTAGTGGCTAAAAATGATAACGCTCATCGTGTTTTATCAGAACAATTAAAAGATCATACGATGACTAGAAGATACATGGCTTTAGTACATGGATCAATTCCTCATGAGCATGGTAAAATTGATGCTCCAATAGGAAGAGATAATAAAGATCGTCAAAAAATGGCTGTTACAAAAGCAAATAGTAAAGAAGCAGTAACTAATTTCCGTGTTATTGCAAGATATAAAGATATGTCTTTAGTAGAATGTCGTTTAGAAACAGGTAGAACACATCAAATTCGTGTTCATTTAAATTATATTGGATATCCAGTATTTGGAGATCCTAAATATGGTCATCGTCGTGATGATGTTTCTAATGGACAATTCTTACATGCTAAGATATTAGGGTTTATTCACCCTACAACAAATGAATATATGGAGTTTGATAGTGAATTACCAGATTTTTTTGAAAGTAAATTGGAGGAACTGGAGGGGTTATAA
- a CDS encoding DUF1836 domain-containing protein — MKDILTLEEIPDIPLYMDQIIHLLDDKLQNHKQSPDDKILTKTMINNYSKEDLIDRVKGKTYTKHQIVQMLLVYYLKNGLSIQEIKQLLLPLYDDQEHLMELYQQFIENREKRKQQIETILAALPEESSLQVMELIELSSELQTIAKQKL; from the coding sequence ATGAAAGACATACTAACTTTAGAAGAAATACCAGATATTCCATTATATATGGATCAAATCATTCATTTGTTAGATGATAAGCTTCAAAATCACAAACAATCTCCAGATGATAAAATTCTAACAAAAACAATGATTAACAACTATAGTAAAGAAGATTTAATTGATCGAGTAAAAGGTAAGACTTATACGAAACATCAAATAGTCCAAATGTTATTAGTATATTATTTAAAAAACGGATTATCTATTCAAGAAATTAAACAATTACTATTACCTCTCTATGATGATCAAGAACATTTAATGGAACTTTATCAACAATTTATTGAAAATAGAGAAAAAAGAAAACAACAGATTGAAACAATTTTAGCAGCATTACCAGAAGAATCGTCATTACAAGTAATGGAACTTATTGAGTTATCTAGTGAATTACAAACTATTGCAAAACAAAAATTATAA
- a CDS encoding FAD-dependent oxidoreductase encodes MKKNSYWYQNIKKENFSSISDDLYIDILIIGGGITGILLAYYLKDSPFRIVVIEKNEFGSDMTGSSTGKLSVLQGLIYQEISSKYQEQDALLYYQSHLDALLQAKTIIEKEHIECDFQQLDHFIYTNEKQNIAKIEKEKAFFIKNNIPILTNLPKDLKALCGFGLSNQACFHPLKYIYALINICQKHGIEFYEKTCAYSIKQENLMQEIVVNNHKVSATHTIVASRYPLNIGFHTLTPMLNQSITYLSTSKSKQINYQSNCIDDNALTKRPIHNGLLVGGFGHDVGDKEKMNQDIQKQLQMFHKEDIDVFWSGQDCMSGRILPYIGYYFHQESYCYVATGFNKWGMTSSHLAAKLISDLILHKKNRYLSLYNPLHHRHSLTKQSLKRLIRHSYLGYINYRFVTTKQDHQLIDGKVGWYNGKYFGLAFDEQKCLYKINPICSHLKGMLTFNCIDRTWDCICHGSRFHIDGSVYKGPSQENLEVYSKEGEDMKITYITLDQIDFQEVDYRTSLYESVKRKGITIPIKASIIHNRYYCKDGNKRLSIIKRLKKEGIDKKIAVIATNDGSTRSSECWNPRNTH; translated from the coding sequence ATGAAAAAGAACAGTTATTGGTATCAAAATATAAAGAAAGAAAACTTTTCTAGCATCTCAGATGATTTATATATTGATATTCTTATTATTGGTGGTGGGATAACCGGTATATTATTAGCTTATTATTTAAAGGATAGTCCTTTTCGAATAGTAGTAATAGAAAAAAATGAATTTGGTAGTGATATGACAGGAAGTAGCACAGGAAAACTATCGGTGTTACAAGGATTGATTTATCAAGAGATTTCTAGTAAGTATCAAGAACAAGATGCTTTGCTTTATTATCAAAGTCATCTAGATGCTCTTTTACAAGCAAAAACTATTATTGAAAAAGAACATATTGAATGTGATTTTCAACAATTAGATCATTTTATTTATACAAACGAAAAGCAAAATATAGCTAAAATAGAAAAAGAAAAAGCATTCTTTATAAAAAATAATATACCAATCCTAACGAATCTACCTAAAGATTTAAAAGCATTGTGTGGTTTTGGCCTATCCAATCAAGCATGTTTTCATCCCCTAAAATACATTTATGCTTTAATTAATATTTGTCAAAAACATGGAATAGAGTTTTATGAAAAAACTTGTGCATATTCAATCAAACAAGAAAATCTTATGCAAGAAATAGTAGTAAATAATCATAAAGTTAGTGCCACGCATACCATTGTTGCCTCTAGATATCCATTAAACATAGGCTTTCATACTCTAACCCCAATGTTAAATCAATCAATTACTTACTTAAGTACCAGTAAATCAAAACAAATTAATTATCAATCAAATTGTATAGATGATAATGCACTAACGAAACGTCCTATTCATAATGGTTTATTAGTAGGTGGTTTTGGACATGATGTGGGTGATAAAGAAAAAATGAATCAAGATATTCAAAAGCAATTACAGATGTTTCATAAAGAAGATATCGATGTTTTTTGGTCAGGACAAGATTGTATGAGCGGTCGAATTCTTCCTTATATTGGTTACTATTTTCACCAAGAAAGCTACTGTTATGTGGCTACAGGATTTAACAAATGGGGGATGACCTCCAGCCATCTGGCTGCTAAACTAATTAGTGATCTTATCTTACATAAGAAAAACAGATATCTTTCATTATATAATCCCTTACATCATCGTCATAGTTTAACCAAACAATCTTTAAAAAGATTAATTCGTCATAGTTATTTAGGATATATAAACTATCGTTTTGTAACAACAAAACAAGACCATCAATTAATTGATGGAAAAGTAGGTTGGTATAATGGAAAATATTTTGGTCTTGCATTTGATGAACAAAAATGTTTATATAAGATAAACCCTATTTGTTCGCACTTAAAAGGAATGTTAACTTTTAATTGCATTGATCGCACATGGGATTGTATTTGCCATGGCTCTAGATTTCATATTGATGGTTCCGTTTACAAGGGGCCTAGTCAGGAAAACTTAGAAGTTTATTCAAAGGAAGGGGAAGACATGAAAATAACATATATTACATTAGATCAAATTGACTTTCAAGAAGTAGACTATCGAACTAGTTTATATGAATCAGTAAAAAGAAAAGGTATTACAATACCTATAAAAGCAAGTATTATTCATAATCGATATTATTGTAAAGATGGAAATAAACGCTTATCTATCATCAAACGACTTAAAAAAGAAGGAATTGATAAAAAGATAGCAGTAATTGCAACCAATGATGGTAGTACACGTTCAAGTGAATGTTGGAATCCAAGAAATACACACTAA
- the trhA gene encoding PAQR family membrane homeostasis protein TrhA: protein MKSCNAMDPISFLTHFCAGIGSIVVTIIFALKAFLGATSIEIGIGALVFGCSATCLYFTSSLYHYYQGEATNTIKLFLRKLDHGMIYIFIAGSYTPFIIAYLNDDKRLVFGLFIWGIALLGVLLKVFWLDMPRVVYTSFYLLMGWLIVFDLPSFMLMDKGCFMLMALGGISYTVGALIYILKKPNLGNMFGFHEIFHVFIMIGTFFQFLAVYFFVL, encoded by the coding sequence ATGAAATCATGTAATGCAATGGATCCGATAAGTTTTTTAACGCACTTTTGTGCTGGGATTGGATCAATAGTAGTCACTATTATTTTTGCTTTGAAGGCATTTTTAGGAGCAACTAGTATTGAGATAGGAATTGGTGCTTTGGTTTTTGGTTGTAGTGCCACTTGTTTATATTTTACAAGTAGTCTTTATCATTACTATCAAGGAGAAGCTACAAATACAATCAAATTATTTTTAAGAAAATTAGATCATGGGATGATTTATATCTTTATTGCAGGTTCCTATACACCTTTTATTATTGCTTATTTAAATGATGATAAAAGATTAGTGTTTGGTCTATTTATTTGGGGGATTGCATTATTAGGTGTTTTATTAAAGGTTTTTTGGTTGGATATGCCAAGGGTTGTTTATACTTCTTTTTATTTATTGATGGGATGGCTTATTGTTTTTGATCTTCCTAGTTTTATGTTAATGGATAAGGGATGTTTTATGTTAATGGCTTTAGGTGGTATTAGTTATACGGTAGGAGCTTTGATTTATATATTAAAAAAACCAAATTTAGGGAATATGTTTGGTTTTCATGAGATATTTCATGTTTTTATTATGATTGGTACATTCTTTCAATTTTTAGCTGTTTACTTTTTTGTGTTATAG